In Chitinophaga sp. HK235, a single window of DNA contains:
- a CDS encoding MFS transporter has translation MAQQTKQGAQSTHPSFFVLILVFFFWGFLAASNSIFIPFCKSHFNLTQLESQLVDFSFYSAYFIGSLILYLASAARKVDILNKIGYKKGIIYGLLISVLGSAIMIPCVNKEKIVPIKETIKDISSFQVEQQLQTSDRQVKIRREKEKDTYSLLISGNEAADKYINNPHLLAEIPQGFTKDEEHYQYAGTFNKSSIEKIVTALETDHQQTVTFGYFALILMALFIVSLGFSLQQTAANPFAILLGDPAKGSHRLNLAGGINSFGTTIGPVIVSMLLFGNMKGGDISTDISKINTLYILLIILFLIAAAIFAFVKMPESQDNEVFETSPKATKSILGITVMFIMILLGLVLKYELPFFIAGIVGIIGILFFAKTASAGNGEGWGAMKYPQLTLGMLAIFIYVGVEVTIASNLGALLKHPGFLTPKGLAESELDPYVSLFWGSMMIGRWTGAISVFNVSKTTRKILCVIVPFIAYGVILGANVIKGNDVTPLYPYTICIAIQIIGFFAGQDKPAKTLMIFGLLGVGTVLVGLFTSGALATFAFISGGLFCSVMWPSIFALSIGGLGKYTGQGSAFLIMMILGGSLVPPVQGGLADIPSIGIHASYIIPALCFAYLAFFAFRVKNILKSQGIDYESATSGGH, from the coding sequence ATGGCTCAGCAAACAAAGCAAGGCGCACAAAGTACACATCCGTCGTTCTTTGTGCTTATACTGGTGTTCTTTTTCTGGGGTTTCCTGGCTGCATCCAACAGTATATTTATCCCTTTCTGTAAATCTCACTTTAACCTTACCCAACTTGAGTCTCAACTGGTTGACTTCTCCTTTTACAGCGCCTATTTCATCGGCTCACTCATCCTGTATCTGGCATCTGCGGCAAGAAAAGTAGATATCCTTAATAAAATAGGATATAAGAAGGGTATTATTTACGGTTTATTAATTTCCGTACTTGGATCTGCTATCATGATCCCCTGTGTCAACAAAGAAAAAATTGTTCCCATCAAGGAAACCATCAAAGACATCAGCAGTTTCCAGGTAGAACAACAATTACAGACTTCTGACCGGCAGGTGAAAATCCGCCGTGAAAAAGAAAAAGACACTTACTCCCTCCTGATCTCCGGTAATGAAGCCGCAGACAAGTACATCAACAACCCGCACCTGCTGGCAGAGATTCCACAAGGCTTCACCAAAGATGAAGAACATTATCAGTACGCGGGTACCTTCAACAAATCCAGCATCGAAAAAATCGTCACCGCGCTGGAAACAGACCATCAGCAAACCGTTACCTTCGGTTACTTCGCACTCATCCTGATGGCGCTCTTCATCGTATCACTCGGTTTCTCCCTGCAACAAACAGCGGCCAATCCGTTTGCCATCCTCCTCGGTGATCCTGCCAAAGGTTCACACCGTCTCAACCTCGCCGGCGGTATCAACTCCTTCGGTACTACCATCGGCCCTGTCATCGTAAGTATGCTGCTCTTCGGTAATATGAAGGGTGGCGATATTAGCACCGACATCAGCAAAATCAACACCTTATATATACTGCTGATCATACTGTTCCTCATCGCTGCCGCTATCTTCGCTTTTGTGAAGATGCCGGAAAGCCAGGACAACGAAGTATTTGAAACATCACCGAAAGCCACCAAATCCATCCTGGGTATCACCGTCATGTTTATCATGATCCTGCTCGGACTGGTGTTGAAATATGAACTGCCTTTCTTCATCGCTGGTATCGTAGGTATCATCGGTATTCTCTTCTTTGCTAAAACCGCTTCTGCCGGCAACGGTGAAGGATGGGGCGCCATGAAATATCCCCAGCTCACCCTGGGCATGCTCGCTATCTTTATTTATGTAGGTGTGGAAGTGACCATCGCCAGCAACCTCGGCGCATTACTGAAACATCCCGGTTTCCTCACCCCCAAAGGGCTGGCGGAATCTGAACTGGACCCTTATGTGTCGCTGTTCTGGGGCAGTATGATGATCGGCCGCTGGACTGGTGCCATCAGCGTATTCAACGTCTCTAAAACCACCCGTAAGATTCTGTGCGTGATCGTTCCTTTCATCGCCTATGGTGTCATTCTCGGCGCCAACGTTATCAAAGGCAACGACGTAACTCCTCTGTACCCATACACTATCTGCATCGCTATTCAAATCATCGGCTTCTTCGCCGGACAGGACAAACCTGCCAAAACCCTCATGATATTTGGTCTGCTGGGCGTAGGCACAGTGCTGGTTGGCCTCTTCACCAGCGGCGCACTCGCCACTTTCGCCTTCATCAGCGGTGGCCTGTTCTGCTCTGTAATGTGGCCCAGCATCTTCGCATTATCCATCGGTGGCCTGGGTAAATACACCGGCCAGGGTTCTGCCTTCCTGATCATGATGATCCTCGGCGGTTCCCTCGTACCTCCTGTACAGGGCGGCCTCGCCGACATTCCGAGCATAGGTATCCACGCCTCTTATATCATCCCGGCGCTGTGCTTTGCTTATCTCGCATTTTTTGCATTTAGAGTTAAAAACATATTAAAATCTCAAGGAATCGATTATGAGTCAGCAACTAGTGGTGGGCATTGA
- a CDS encoding sugar MFS transporter, with translation MSNQTATMNMPSKKAGYAQAMAIIGILFFVFGFVTWLNGTLIQFFQIVCELNVSQALLVTMAFFMAYFFLSIPSSMILNKTGFKNGMVLGLVIIAVGSLVFIPAANARSFGMFLTGLFIQGAGLALLQTASNPYASIIGPKESAAKRISILGICNKTAGALAPLVLGSIVLKGAEKLEADIAAAVDTAQKNALLDSLASRVIGPYVAMAIVLVILAFLLKRSALPEIDTNSEDETTAAATNGKTSVFQFPQLVLGVICIFVYVGVEVMAGDVIGQYGKALGMSLKDTRYFTTFTLIAMLAGYVIGIATIPKYITGKKGLQISAVLGVLFTIAAYFNTGYSAVTFIALLGLANALMWPAIFPMAIDGLGRFTKIGSALLVMGIAGGGVIPQIYSGMFDQHSIFNFLYSSSIDFKHAFLYCMVPCYLYILFYSLAGDKIGKKA, from the coding sequence ATGTCCAACCAAACAGCAACAATGAATATGCCTTCCAAAAAGGCAGGTTACGCCCAGGCGATGGCCATTATTGGCATTTTGTTTTTCGTGTTCGGGTTTGTTACCTGGCTCAATGGAACGTTGATCCAGTTTTTCCAGATAGTGTGTGAGTTGAACGTGTCGCAGGCGCTGCTGGTAACCATGGCCTTTTTTATGGCTTATTTCTTTTTATCGATTCCATCTTCAATGATCCTCAACAAAACGGGGTTCAAAAATGGGATGGTCCTGGGGCTTGTGATTATCGCAGTAGGCTCCCTGGTATTTATTCCGGCTGCTAACGCACGCAGTTTTGGTATGTTCCTGACAGGCCTGTTTATTCAGGGTGCCGGATTAGCCTTGCTGCAAACGGCTTCCAACCCGTATGCCAGCATCATCGGACCTAAGGAAAGCGCTGCCAAACGTATCAGTATTCTGGGTATCTGTAACAAAACAGCCGGTGCATTGGCTCCGCTGGTTCTCGGTTCTATCGTACTGAAAGGTGCAGAAAAACTGGAAGCAGACATCGCTGCTGCTGTGGACACAGCACAGAAAAATGCACTGCTCGACAGCCTGGCTTCCCGCGTAATCGGGCCTTATGTAGCGATGGCTATCGTGCTCGTTATCCTGGCATTCCTGCTGAAACGCTCTGCCCTGCCGGAAATAGACACCAATTCAGAAGATGAAACAACCGCTGCTGCTACCAACGGAAAAACCAGCGTGTTCCAGTTCCCGCAACTGGTACTGGGTGTAATCTGCATTTTCGTATACGTAGGAGTAGAAGTAATGGCCGGCGACGTGATCGGTCAGTATGGTAAAGCACTGGGTATGAGTTTAAAGGACACCAGATATTTCACCACCTTCACCCTGATAGCTATGCTGGCAGGTTATGTAATCGGTATCGCTACTATTCCTAAATATATCACCGGTAAAAAAGGCCTGCAGATCTCTGCTGTACTGGGCGTGCTGTTCACCATCGCTGCTTACTTCAACACCGGTTATTCTGCGGTGACTTTCATCGCGCTGCTCGGACTGGCTAACGCCCTGATGTGGCCTGCCATCTTCCCAATGGCTATCGACGGCCTGGGCCGTTTCACTAAAATCGGCTCCGCCCTGCTCGTAATGGGAATCGCCGGTGGTGGCGTTATTCCACAGATATACAGTGGTATGTTCGACCAGCACAGCATATTCAATTTCCTCTACAGCAGCAGCATCGACTTCAAACATGCTTTCCTGTACTGTATGGTGCCCTGCTATCTCTACATCCTGTTTTATTCACTGGCAGGAGATAAGATCGGCAAAAAAGCATAA
- the galK gene encoding galactokinase, whose product MIQQTREKFITLFGKEPLIVVSPGRINLIGEHTDYNDGFVLPAAIDKKIVYAVALNNTRKCNVHAVFTNETVSFDLEHVVPTPGWINYLMGVVYQLQQGNYPVEGFDCVIAGDIPVGAGMSSSAAVEGGLVAALDHIFRYGMSRMEMALLGQRAEHSFPGVKCGIMDQFANLHGKKDQVVRLDCRSLEYEYFPFDFPDYRIVLCNSMVHHSLATSEYNVRRHQCEEGVKAIQVLHPEVKSLRDATLPMLEAVHAQLPAKVYDRCKYVIEEIQRVQDATTLLKAGDLKTFGQLMYATHEGLSSLYEVSCPELDFLVSLAKEREEVTGARVMGGGFGGCTINLVRQDKVEEFRSFVIDRYQQQYGKAPEIYVTTIQNGTVVCSEN is encoded by the coding sequence ATGATACAGCAAACAAGGGAGAAATTCATCACGTTATTTGGAAAAGAGCCACTGATAGTAGTATCCCCCGGAAGAATTAATCTCATTGGTGAACATACTGACTACAACGACGGTTTTGTACTGCCCGCCGCTATCGATAAAAAAATCGTTTATGCCGTGGCGTTAAACAATACCAGAAAATGTAATGTACATGCGGTTTTTACCAATGAAACCGTTTCCTTTGACCTGGAGCATGTAGTACCTACTCCCGGATGGATCAACTATCTGATGGGCGTGGTATATCAGCTGCAGCAGGGCAACTACCCCGTTGAAGGCTTCGACTGTGTGATCGCCGGTGATATCCCGGTAGGTGCGGGCATGTCTTCTTCCGCAGCGGTGGAAGGCGGGCTGGTAGCGGCACTGGACCATATCTTCCGATACGGCATGAGCCGCATGGAAATGGCGCTGCTGGGTCAGCGTGCTGAACATTCTTTCCCCGGCGTGAAATGTGGTATCATGGATCAGTTTGCCAATCTGCACGGTAAAAAAGATCAGGTGGTACGCCTGGACTGCCGCAGTCTGGAGTATGAGTATTTCCCATTCGATTTCCCCGATTATCGTATTGTGCTGTGCAACTCTATGGTGCACCATTCCTTGGCTACCTCAGAATATAATGTGCGCCGCCATCAATGTGAAGAAGGTGTGAAAGCCATACAGGTCCTGCATCCGGAGGTAAAATCCCTGCGTGATGCCACCCTTCCCATGCTGGAAGCGGTACACGCGCAGCTGCCTGCCAAAGTATATGATCGCTGTAAATATGTGATAGAAGAGATCCAGCGCGTACAGGATGCTACCACACTGCTGAAAGCAGGAGATCTGAAAACCTTCGGACAACTGATGTATGCCACCCATGAAGGACTTAGCAGCCTCTATGAAGTAAGCTGTCCTGAACTGGATTTCCTGGTATCGCTGGCTAAAGAGCGGGAAGAAGTGACCGGTGCCCGCGTAATGGGAGGCGGTTTCGGCGGCTGTACCATCAACCTGGTAAGGCAGGACAAAGTGGAAGAGTTCCGCTCTTTTGTGATAGACCGCTATCAGCAGCAATATGGTAAGGCACCCGAGATATATGTGACGACCATCCAGAATGGAACAGTTGTTTGCAGTGAGAATTGA